The Ascaphus truei isolate aAscTru1 chromosome 20, aAscTru1.hap1, whole genome shotgun sequence genome includes the window TCGCCACCAAAACCCCTCTCACCACAATTCCCGTAACTCCCCCTCTGACCACGCCCATTACACCTGTTCTCACCAACACTCCCACCCCGCCTCATCTCACCACTCCTCTCACCAACATTCCGTAATCTCATCATCTCACCAACACTCAATTCACTCACCCCACTCATCCTCCCCTCATCCATCTCTAAAAACTATCAGTCACAATTGAACATATTTACTATACAACACTATCACACAATAAAGACAACTTacaaatattaaaaaacataaataacaCACATGCGCTCACTCACAAACTACAAAAAGCACAGGACAACACACTCAGAAATCTGAAACATCACCACAGATTCTCATCAAACCTTCAACTCCTAATATCCTAAGTGTGTTCTCCCTCCCAACAGTATTTCCAGCTAGTTTACTTTCAACACACGTATGAAACCTATTCCAACTTCACATTGCAAGGCCAGTATGGCCAgtctcacactgaagagacccaaaaggttgcgTCAGCAGTCTGAGTtggttttactggctatgcacttctttagcccacgctgtgctgaaaagctacgtaatgcggcaggcatatgcttataggggtccatgttaaaatgaacatgaagcaaaaggtgacaatgtgtgctcctttgcatgtcgtttcccagaatccctggctgcagtcgaAGCACTGTATGCTTAGAGATAATGCtgaaaagcagggttgtagacctgtctgagacgtgtgtatgtgctcacaagtgatagttTTATTTGATCAACATAGCATTATATAAGATTTCCATGCAGGCTAATATCGCGTGTGTTACGAAGCCTCGCGACATTACAGCCATTTGTGTGGATTTGTTATGGTATGTATACCGCAAGAATTACAAAGGAAGTAGCCATTATTGCTCCTGCTGGGGTGTTTCAGGGGCCCAGACAAAGTGCCATCGAGAGCAGCTGCTATTTTAAATGGGTACTGTATGTTGCCAGTGAAAATGGGCACGCCAACAGGTGCAATAATGagtgctacatctgtagctcaTTTTTAACGGAATGTGTTATTCTCATTCACATGAATTTTGGAACATTAAAAATGTTCATGACTTATTTATGCATTAATTACATAGATCTTTCTTTTTTTAAGGACTGCAAAATCGACTTCATTTTTATGGAGTTTGATGACTCTTAGTCAATGAGAGATCTGCTCTGGTATCCATTCCCAGCAAAAGAGACTCAACCAGTTCTCTGAGCACGTCGCTGAatggatatttatacatatatttatctgAAGGAGAAAGAAAACATGTTTTAGTGAAAAAAAATATAGATTACAGTTATTCAGAAATAAGTTACACAGAAGGCTAATCCTTTTTCAAAACTACAGTACACATACTGTGGAAGTTTTACAAACTCAATATTCTATATCGACAATGTAGCAAGAGTtagtcattaaactgcgatagtggcGGTCAGGTACCTTTCTCATGGAAACTCATATTGACTTCAATTAGTTTCCATGCGATAGGGCCTCAGGTACCATTatggcagtttaatgaataaccccaatgttttttttttatttagactgAATTTAAAGCTGGACATATTTCCTCAGCGCTGTCCTAATCTCTTGATTCCTCAAACTGTATATTATAGGATTTAATAATGGAGTAGCCACAGTGTTGAGCAAGGAAATGAATTTGTTTACTTCCAATGACTGTCCTGTGAATGGGACCATGTATAGAACAATCATTGTTCCATAATACGTGCACACAACCATCAGGTGGGAACTACAGGTGGAGAATGCTTTCTGTCTCCCAGTGGTTGATGGCATCCTTAGTATGGTCAAGAAAATACAGACATAAGTTACTGTGATGAACACAAATGGAAATACAACAACAAGGATGGAGGCAATATAAGCGTCTATTAACAAAAATGAAGTATCTGAGCAAGAAATCTTTAGCAGAGGAGCAAAATCGCAGAAGAAATGATCAATGATATTTGAGTCACAGAACTGTAGCTGACATATCAGAAGAACTGTAGTTGATGATATCATCCAACACAATACCCAAGACAAGACGCCAAGAATGAGACAAAGTTGGAAGTCCATGATAGAATGATAACGTAGTGGGTTATTAATCGCTACATATCGGTCAAAAGACATCACCGTAAGAAGAAGGCACTCTGCACCTATTGAGGAACCATAGATATAAAATTGAAAAATACAGCAAGTAAAATATATAGTTCCTTGTTCTTTCCATATTACACGCAGCATGTTTGGAACAATACTTGTGGTTATTATGATGTCAGACAAGGAGAGGTTACTAAGAAAGAAGTACATTGGAGAATGGAGATTGGGACTGGCTGATACCAGTGTAATGATCATGACATTTCCGGATAAAGTCACCATGTATATCACAAGGATCAGAAAAAAGAATAAAATCTTGAAGTTGTGGAGACTCCCAAATCCCAGAAGCAGAAATTCAGTGACCATTGTCTGATTTTCTTCATACATCGTCTAAGAAGAGGGAAGAACACAAACATCATAATGATTTCATAATGTGGCCTCACATAAAATGCATTATTTTAGCACGTACTGTATTAGCTGACCTTTTGCTCAATACTAATATCAGCACTTGTGTTTAAATAAATCACATGATTTGGTTTGTGAGTTAACACTGCAACAATTTTTATAATAATGTTATACAAATCTGATTTTATGGTCACAcatttacagttgtgtgaaaaagaaagtacactctctttgaattctatggttttacatatcaggacataataacaatcatctgttccttagcaggtcttaaaattaggtaaataccacctcagatgaacaacaacacatgacatattacaccgtgtcatgatttatttaacaaaaataaagccaaaatggagaagctatgtgtgaaaaactaagtacacccttactgcttccatagaaattaagatgctaagtagcagacaggtgctgctaatcaaatgcccttgattaattgatcatcagcaagtgtgaccacctctataaatgccgaagttttagcagtttgctggtctggagcattcagatgtgtgttaacacaatgccaaggaggaaagacatcagcaatgatcttagagaagcaattgttgctgcccatcaatctgggaagggtgataaggccatttccaaacaatttaaaatccatcattctacagtgagaaagattattcaaaagtggtaaacattcaagacagttgccaatcttcccaggagtggacgtcccagcaaattcaccccaaggtcagaccatgcaatgctcagagaaattgcaaaaaaaccaagagttacatctcagactctacaggcctcagttagcatgttaaatgttaaaattcatgacagtacaattagaaaaagactgaacaagtatggtttgtgtggaagggttgccaggagaaagcttcttctctctaaaaagaacatggcagcacggcttaggtttgcaaagttgcatctgaacaaaccacaagacttctagaacaatgtcctttggacagacgaggccaaagtggagatgttggCCATAATGCATAGTgccagcatatcagcacaaacacctcataccaactgtgaTGGAGGgctgatgatttgggcttgttttgcagccacaggacctgggaaccttgcagtcattgagtcgaccatgaactcgtCTCTATAACAAagaattctagagtcaaatgtgaggccatctgtccaacagctaaagcttggctgatattgggtcatgcaacaggacaatgatcccaagcctACCAGCAAATCTACACCAGAgttgctgaaaaagaaaagaatcaaggtgttccaatggcccagtcaaagtccagacctcaacccgattgaaatgctgtggcgggaccttaagagagctgtgcataaacaaatgcccacaaacctcaatgaactgaagcaacgttggaaagaagagtgggccaaaattcctccacaacgatgtgagagactgataaagtcatacagaaaaccattacttcaagttattgctgctaaaggtggttctagaagctattgaatcataaggtatacttagtttttcacacatggcttctccattttggctgtatttttgttaaataaatcatgaaacGGTGTAATatctcatgtgttgttgttcatctgaggttgtatttacctaattctaagacctgctaaggaacagatgattgttattatgtcctgatttgtaaaaccatagaattcaaagagggtgtacttactttttcacaccactgtatgctcatttaaaaaaatattggaaCTCTGTCACCAGATAATTGAACCGGTAAAAACAAATAAGTAAACTTTAATATTAAAGGAATGTGCAAAAACAAACATTTTCAAAGGTGAGGTTGATAAAAATGCGAGTTTTGTTAAAGTTTAGTTTGTCTAACCCAATTTAGGATGTACAGAAGTAGCAAGACTCATGTCTCCGTTGCCACCATCAAAAAAATCAAAAGTCCGTGGTGCTAGAAACAGTGTTTTCTGCAGTCAAACTGCGGGGGATCCACACTTCTATATCAGATCTGACACAGCGTTAATCCGCTGCTGCTGGGTCACCTGCTGTTGTGTGACCACAGCTTACTCTGTTGCCAGAGACCGTCtctcttgttactgtacatataaatTCTACCCAAATGTATTCTATTCAAatcagtacagtacatgtgcagatgcaggttggaggagattttaaactaggatggaggaggggagggacaagaaacagataacaaactaaattgaatagatggggatggggaaatagcaaggggtcatggagcTAGAATGGGAGCAAGTTCCAATTTGACAAGaagggagacacccatattaaatacagacagTACTTGAAAacgtctaaagactaaatccaagttggcgcagaaaggcagaagcagataagataatagtatagactgaaaaaacttaaatgcatgcttgataATGCAATAAGCCTGACCAGATAAAATtgaggagcttgaattaataactacaagggagcagtatgatatcataggcattactgaaacatggtgggatgaaactcatgactgggcaattcatttagagggttattccctttttcggaaggaccgatcaaatggaagaggaggtggagtatgcttatactGAAACCAGATCTAAACCCTACTATaatggaagatgtttatgaagggaatgctGAAAATGTAgtgaccttgtggatagaaattagcagtgggggtaaaagtacaaagaaaatgtttgtagggttATGCTATAAACCACTGTAAGAGATGTATGCAGGGGCACATTTAATGGAGAACCTATATTtggattgaatcacaccagcagcttTCTTCATTTTTTGtagtatctttgctgcagacacttcctaacatttgactggagaaagattacacactgcttcaaatgttcataattctttaTTTGACATTGAATTCTCCATATGGtttggagaaggcaggctgcttcATTCAGCTATCTAGCCGAcgagttttcattcctctgtagacagcctgtatggtgagcgctgcagagAGTTTGCACTGATACATTTCTTTTtccaaccttgcttggacaagagctttgtagtacttctgaattactctgctgcttttccccctttttaagaagtttagctcATCAGCGAGAGAATCCTCTTTCTGGAGC containing:
- the LOC142471354 gene encoding olfactory receptor 6X1-like, coding for MYEENQTMVTEFLLLGFGSLHNFKILFFFLILVIYMVTLSGNVMIITLVSASPNLHSPMYFFLSNLSLSDIIITTSIVPNMLRVIWKEQGTIYFTCCIFQFYIYGSSIGAECLLLTVMSFDRYVAINNPLRYHSIMDFQLCLILGVLSWVLCWMISSTTVLLICQLQFCDSNIIDHFFCDFAPLLKISCSDTSFLLIDAYIASILVVVFPFVFITVTYVCIFLTILRMPSTTGRQKAFSTCSSHLMVVCTYYGTMIVLYMVPFTGQSLEVNKFISLLNTVATPLLNPIIYSLRNQEIRTALRKYVQL